A stretch of DNA from Microlunatus sp. Gsoil 973:
GGTCGAGCGGGAGCGTCGGATCGCCGAGGAGCGGGCCCGCGAGGAGGGCAAGCCCGAGCAGGCGATCGGCAAGATCGTCGAGGGCCGGGTGAACGCCTTCTTCAAGGAGGTCGTCCTGCTGGACCAGCCGTCCGTGCTGGACCAGAAGACGACGGTGGCCAAGGAACTCCAGGCTGCGGGCGTGACCGTCACCCGATTCGTACGCTTCGAGGCCGGAGCCTGATTAGATAGGAACCATGCGCCGTGTGAGACGAGGAGACTCGGATCACACGGCGCATGTTCGGTTCTGCAGCCGTTGTACCGTTTCCGACGACACCGAGGAGAACTGATGGGCGAACCCTACAAACGCGTTCTGCTGAAACTCTCCGGCGAGGTCTTCGGCGGCGGCAGAGTCGGCGTCGATCCTGATGTGGTGAGCGCGATCGCCAAGCAGATCAAGGCGATCGCAGACCGCGGCGTGCAGGTCGCCATCGTCGTCGGCGGCGGCAACTTCTTCCGTGGTGCGGAATTGCAGCAGCGCGGGATGGAACGCGACAGGGCCGACTACATGGGCATGCTCGGCACGGTGATGAACTGCCTGGCGCTGCAGGACTTCTGCGAGAAGGAGGGCGTGCAGACCCGGGTGCAGACGGCGATCACGATGGGGCAGGTCGCCGAACCCTACATTCCGCGGCGCGCCGAACGACACCTGGAGAAGGGCCGCGTGGTGATCTTCGGCGCAGGCTCGGGAATGCCGTACTTCTCCACCGACACGGTCGCCGCCCAGCGGGCCCTGGAGATCGGCGCCGAGGTGCTGCTGATGGGCAAACAGGGCGTCGACGGGGTGTACGACGCCGATCCCCGGACCAATCCCGATGCGGTGAAGTTCGACGAGCTGACCTACGACGAATTCCTCGCCCGCGATCTCAAGGTGGCCGACGCCACGGCCATCAGCATGGCCCGTGACTACAAGCTCCCGATGATCTTCTTCGGCCTCGACGAGCCGGGCAGCATCGAGGCTGTCGTCGCTGGTGAGAAGATCGGTACCACGGTGCACGCCTGACGGCGGGCGCCTCGACGAACGTTGAACACTCAAGGAGCCGACCTGTGATCCCCGACATCATCTCTGACGCCGAGCAGAAGATGGCCAAGGCCATCGACTATGCGAAGGACGAGTTCGCCGCGATCCGTACCGGTCGTGCCCACCCCGCAATGTTCTCCAAGTTGACCGCCGACTACTACGGCTCGCCGACCCCGATCCAGCAACTGGCCAGCTTCCAGGTGCCGGAGGCCAGGATGATCCTGATCACGCCGTACGACAAGGGCGCGATGCCGGGCATCCTGAAGTCGATCCGCGATTCCGATCTCGGCGTCAATCCCACCGACGACGGCAACATCATCCGGGTCACCTTCCCCGAACTCACCGAGGACCGGCGCAAGGAGTACATCCGCCTGGCCCGGACCAAGGCGGAGGAGGCGCGAGTTGCGATCCGCAACGTTCGCCGGAGCGCCAAGGACGACATCGACAAGCTGGTCAAGGATTCCGAGGTGGGCGAGGACGAGGCCAATCGTGCGGAGAAGCAGCTCGACGGGGTGACCAAGAAACACACCGATCAGGTCGACGAGCTGCTCAAGCGCAAGGAATCAGAACTCCTCGAGGTCTGAGTGGCTGCCGAGGCCGATTCCCCGGACGATCCGGAGGATTCCCCGCAGATGCAGCACCGGCCGCCGCCGAGGCCGGGTGGCGACCTGCCGATCTGGTCGACGGACCGGCCGCCGGTGGATTACGGACGGGTGGGTCGTGACCTGCGCGCAGCGATCATCACCGGCGTCCTGTTGGGCGGCGCGATCGTCGCCTCGTTGATCTTCTTCAAGTTCGGTTTCATCCTGATCATGGCCGCCCTGCTGGTGCTGGCAACGGTCGAACTCGGCCACAACTTCGCCCGCCGGAACATCAAGGTGGCTGCGGTACCGGTGGCCGTCGGCACCGGGCTCGCGGTGATCGTCCCCTATCTCGCCGAGTACATCCCTTCACTGGACGGCAACGGGTTGGGCCGCAACGCCGTGCTCGTCGGACTGCTGGCGCTGACCTCGATCGCCGCGCTGGCCTGGCGGATGCGTGGCGGGTCCCAGGGGTTCCTGGTCGACGCGTCGGCGAGCCTGTTCCTGATCGCGTACGTCCCGCTGCTCGGTTCGTTCGCATCGCTGCTGCTCGCCGGTGACCGCGGTATCGCGCGTGTGGTCACCTTCATCCTGGTCGTGGTGTGCAGCGATCTCGGCGGTTACGTCGCCGGCGTCCTGTTCGGCCGACATCCGATGGCCCCGGTGATCAGCCCCAAGAAGTCCTGGGAAGGCTTCGTCGGGTCGATGGTCTTCGCCACCGCAGCCGCTGTGCTGATGGCGGTGCTCGGACTGAAGGTCGACTGGTGGGTCGGGCTGGTGCTCGGACCGCTGCTGGTGCTGGTCGCCACAGTCGGTGATCTGGTCGAGTCGTTGATCAAGCGCGATCTCGGGATCAAGGACATGAGCAGTTTCCTGCCCGGTCACGGCGGGGTGATGGACCGCCTGGACTCGTTGCTGCTGGCCGCCCCGATGGCCTGGTTGATCATGTACCTGTTGGTGCCCGGCGGCTGATCGGTCGTTGCGATCACTGATCATCCGGTGGTTCATCCGCCATCCAGTCGCTCCCGAAGTGCCATGGCATCGCGCGGCGAATGCACCTTGGCGTCGTTGTCGAAATAGATGTAGACGTCCTCGACCTGCCTCCGCCATCTTCTGATCTTGGTCGCCCAGGCGTCCAAGCCTTCGTCGGAGTAGCCGGAAACGTAGAGTTCGTCGGCGCCGTGCAGGCGGACGTAGCAGAAGTCCGTGGTGATCTCCTCGATCTGCGGCCAGATGCCAGCTGTGTCGGCGATCACCATCGCGACGTCGTGATCACGAAGCAGCTGGAGGAACTCCGGCGTCTTGTAGCTGTCGTGCCGAACCTCGAGGGCATGCTGCAGCCGCTGATCACCGCGTTCCGGGTTCAGGAAGACCCGGTCCTCGGTCAGCCGGTCGTCGTGTCGGGCGCCCAGGTCCGCCGCCTCGGCGTGCGTCCGGGGCAGCGCGGCGAAGAATCTGGCCAGCCGATCAGGGTCGTAGCCGAGATCGGGTGGCAGCTGCCAGAGGATCGGGCCGAGCTTCGATCCCAGGGGCCAGTACGCCGGAGGCGAAGAAGTTGGCCAGCGAAGTCTCGGGATCCCGCAGTTTCTTCATGTGCGTGATGAACCGTCCACCCTTGACCGCGAAAACGAAGTCCGGCCGCACCTGATCCCGCCACTGCAGGAAACTGCTCGGGCGTTGCAGAGCGTAGAAGGTGCCGTTGATCTCGATCGACGCCATCCGTTCGGCGGCGTAGGCGAGCTCCTTGCGGTGAGGCAGGCCCTTGGGGTAGAAGACCCCGCGCCACGGCGGATAGGTCCACCCGGAGATGCCCACTCGGATCATCAGCGATTCCTGTTCGACGTTGCCCGCATGGGACAATAGTGCCGTTATGACAACCCTTCCCCTGGTCTTCGAAGCGCCCAAACGCGGGTTGCCGCCGAAGCACATCGCGGACCTGACGCCCGAGGAGCGGGCCGAGCGGGTCGTGGCGCTGGGGGAGAAGGCGTTCCGCGCCAAACAGTTGTCCAACCACTATTTCTCCCGGCTGACCGTCGACCCGCGGGACATGACCGACATTCCGGCCGCCGCCCGCGAGCGGCTGGTCGACGAGCTGATGCCACCGCTGCTGACCGAGGTCAGAGTGGTCGCGGCCGACAGAGGCAGCACCCGCAAGACACTGTGGCGGGCCCACGACCACACGTTGATCGAGAGCGTACTGATGCGCTATCCCGACCGCGCCACGCTGTGCATCTCCAGTCAAGCCGGCTGTGGCATGGCCTGCCCGTTCTGCGCCACCGGCCAGGGCGGCCTGCAACGCAACCTGTCGACCGCGGAGATCGTCGACCAGGTCCGGTCCGCTGCGGCGGTGATGCGCGACGGCCTGATGCCCGATGCCACCGGCCGACCGAGTCCCGGTCGGCTGAGCAACATCGTCTTCATGGGTATGGGCGAGCCGCTGGCCAACTACAGGCGGGTTGTCGCGGCCGTCCGACGGATCACCGAGCCGGCTCCGTCCGGCCTCGGCATCTCGCAACGCTCGGTGACGGTGTCGACGGTCGGCCTGGCTCCGGCGATCCGGAAACTGGCCGACGAACGGATGCAGGTGCGTCTGGCCGTGTCGCTGCACACACCCGACGACGAGCTCCGCGACACTCTCGTGCCGGTCAACAACCGCTGGTCGGTCGACGAAGTGCTGCAGGCGGCCCGCTATTACGCCGACACCAGCGGTCGACGAGTCTCCATCGAGTACGCCCTGATCCGCGACGTCAACGACCAGCCGTGGCGCGCCGACCTGTTGGCCAAGCGGCTCCGCCAGCATCTTGGCCAGCTGGTGCACGTCAACGTGATCCCGCTGAACCCGACACCCGGATCGAAGTGGGACGCCAGCCCCAAACCGGTGGAGCGGGAGTTCGTCCGCAGGGTGAACGCCGGTGGCGTCGCCTGCACCGTTCGGGACACTCGCGGCCAGGACATCGCCGCCGCCTGCGGACAACTGGCTGCGTCGGAGAGCTGACCCCGGGATCCTCTCTTGGACCCACATTGGCTGGGGTTTGGAGCAGGCTGTGTTGTCTGTGAACACCCCTGCCAGAACGGCTCCTGCCTCCTAGGCTCGCGTCGCGATCACGCTACGCAGGGGGGTCAAACAATGAAGTCTTCCCAGCTCACCCGCCGAAACTTTCTGTACGGGTCCGCGCTGCTGGCCGGGGCCTCGGTGCTCAGCGCCTGCTCGACCGGCGGGAGCTCGAAGAACGCCGGAGGCAACCCCAATGCCGGCGGAGGCGGCAGCGCAGCCAGTACGGCCAAGGGATCGGCCACCAAGCCCCTGCCCAAGCCGGGCAGGTTCAACGAAGCGCCCTCGCTGAAGGGCAAGGGGCTGCCGCCGGTGGAGCAGCGGCTCCCGACCGATCCATACGTCATTCCCCACCACTGGGTGCAACCGGGCAAGTACGGCGGTCGGCTGAACATGAACACGCTGTCCACCCAGGGAGC
This window harbors:
- the pyrH gene encoding UMP kinase; this encodes MMGEPYKRVLLKLSGEVFGGGRVGVDPDVVSAIAKQIKAIADRGVQVAIVVGGGNFFRGAELQQRGMERDRADYMGMLGTVMNCLALQDFCEKEGVQTRVQTAITMGQVAEPYIPRRAERHLEKGRVVIFGAGSGMPYFSTDTVAAQRALEIGAEVLLMGKQGVDGVYDADPRTNPDAVKFDELTYDEFLARDLKVADATAISMARDYKLPMIFFGLDEPGSIEAVVAGEKIGTTVHA
- the frr gene encoding ribosome recycling factor, giving the protein MPDIISDAEQKMAKAIDYAKDEFAAIRTGRAHPAMFSKLTADYYGSPTPIQQLASFQVPEARMILITPYDKGAMPGILKSIRDSDLGVNPTDDGNIIRVTFPELTEDRRKEYIRLARTKAEEARVAIRNVRRSAKDDIDKLVKDSEVGEDEANRAEKQLDGVTKKHTDQVDELLKRKESELLEV
- a CDS encoding phosphatidate cytidylyltransferase, whose protein sequence is MAAEADSPDDPEDSPQMQHRPPPRPGGDLPIWSTDRPPVDYGRVGRDLRAAIITGVLLGGAIVASLIFFKFGFILIMAALLVLATVELGHNFARRNIKVAAVPVAVGTGLAVIVPYLAEYIPSLDGNGLGRNAVLVGLLALTSIAALAWRMRGGSQGFLVDASASLFLIAYVPLLGSFASLLLAGDRGIARVVTFILVVVCSDLGGYVAGVLFGRHPMAPVISPKKSWEGFVGSMVFATAAAVLMAVLGLKVDWWVGLVLGPLLVLVATVGDLVESLIKRDLGIKDMSSFLPGHGGVMDRLDSLLLAAPMAWLIMYLLVPGG
- a CDS encoding DUF72 domain-containing protein; the encoded protein is MPRLRWPTSSPPAYWPLGSKLGPILWQLPPDLGYDPDRLARFFAALPRTHAEAADLGARHDDRLTEDRVFLNPERGDQRLQHALEVRHDSYKTPEFLQLLRDHDVAMVIADTAGIWPQIEEITTDFCYVRLHGADELYVSGYSDEGLDAWATKIRRWRRQVEDVYIYFDNDAKVHSPRDAMALRERLDGG
- a CDS encoding DUF72 domain-containing protein, encoding MIRVGISGWTYPPWRGVFYPKGLPHRKELAYAAERMASIEINGTFYALQRPSSFLQWRDQVRPDFVFAVKGGRFITHMKKLRDPETSLANFFASGVLAPGIEARPDPLAAATRSRLRP
- the rlmN gene encoding 23S rRNA (adenine(2503)-C(2))-methyltransferase RlmN, which produces MTTLPLVFEAPKRGLPPKHIADLTPEERAERVVALGEKAFRAKQLSNHYFSRLTVDPRDMTDIPAAARERLVDELMPPLLTEVRVVAADRGSTRKTLWRAHDHTLIESVLMRYPDRATLCISSQAGCGMACPFCATGQGGLQRNLSTAEIVDQVRSAAAVMRDGLMPDATGRPSPGRLSNIVFMGMGEPLANYRRVVAAVRRITEPAPSGLGISQRSVTVSTVGLAPAIRKLADERMQVRLAVSLHTPDDELRDTLVPVNNRWSVDEVLQAARYYADTSGRRVSIEYALIRDVNDQPWRADLLAKRLRQHLGQLVHVNVIPLNPTPGSKWDASPKPVEREFVRRVNAGGVACTVRDTRGQDIAAACGQLAASES